A genomic region of Lysinibacillus sp. 2017 contains the following coding sequences:
- a CDS encoding WecB/TagA/CpsF family glycosyltransferase, which translates to MRHVEIMGIPFLHIDQNNFAKLLVERAINKEKTFVITANPEIVMRANEDPTLMQYINEATYICADGIGVVKAASILGEDLPGRVTGYDTMIELLKVGNEKRFKVYLLGAQKETIEKTVANIKRDYPNVEIVGYHDGFFDWNNNNLAEEAAKLQPDLIFTALGVPRQEKWIYENMDKFSHGVFMGIGGSFDVIAGTVKRAPVIWQKLNLEWLYRLLKQPTRFKRMLVLPQFALKVFSMKRKGQR; encoded by the coding sequence ATGAGACATGTAGAGATTATGGGGATTCCCTTCTTACATATAGATCAGAACAATTTTGCGAAGCTACTTGTCGAACGTGCCATTAATAAGGAAAAGACGTTCGTCATTACAGCCAATCCAGAAATTGTGATGCGTGCGAATGAGGACCCAACGTTAATGCAGTATATTAATGAAGCAACGTATATTTGTGCAGATGGAATTGGGGTCGTAAAGGCGGCTTCCATCCTAGGCGAGGACTTACCTGGGCGTGTAACGGGCTATGATACGATGATCGAGCTATTAAAGGTCGGCAACGAAAAGCGCTTTAAAGTGTATTTACTCGGCGCACAAAAAGAAACGATTGAAAAAACAGTAGCCAACATTAAGCGAGATTATCCAAACGTCGAGATCGTCGGCTATCATGACGGATTCTTCGACTGGAATAACAATAACCTTGCAGAAGAGGCCGCTAAACTGCAGCCTGACTTAATCTTCACTGCTCTAGGTGTACCGCGCCAAGAAAAATGGATTTACGAAAATATGGACAAGTTCTCGCACGGAGTATTTATGGGGATTGGTGGTTCGTTCGACGTAATCGCTGGTACTGTCAAACGTGCACCGGTCATTTGGCAAAAGCTGAATTTAGAATGGCTTTACCGCCTACTAAAACAGCCAACTCGTTTTAAACGTATGCTCGTACTCCCACAATTTGCGTTAAAAGTCTTTTCAATGAAACGTAAAGGACAACGATAA
- a CDS encoding S-layer homology domain-containing protein — translation MAKTNKGRKLFATTATAALVASAIVPVASAAQVNDLNTVSSYAQEAVQDLVDRGVIEGDAKGNFNPKNSVTRAEGATILVKALDADTTATINFTDVKAGAWYYDAINAAVNNGYFQGQGAGKFNPSGNLTRSEAAIIFVNAFGLEGSANLADFSDAASVKSWAKEALEIAVANGVIKGDNGKLNPNANITKQDFAVMFSRAEEASVNPAADLKAAVENLKETVGKLADKVTAENATAAKTAVADTKAAIEVTEKALEAAKEAKVVTDEEVKAIEEGIAAAKTKLEAAEKLVAAYEESLTTVKVESVSATNLKEVVVQFNTTVSAEEAEKITNYKLDGATLNAVSSATLSEDKKSVVINFSSDGPTLTNQKVHKLTVSGITKLASAEYTFTALDVTVPEVKSVEVLGNKVINVHFSEPVKKDSAQTRINYKVNGFVVNGEVELSEDGKTATITLYSRLKAGVNKVSVAGVQDYANMTIINYLDKEFTVADDTAAPASFSIVSATLDAAIVKFDEAVDAETVKASNIYWTDNDGVVKHGANSAVATDSTFTTYKIIFADNKLPARETTLVIEKASDLFGNVASKLSTKVTATVDVTRPEVSSLGIYTDEYGNFTAASSSQLDIKFNKAISTSQFTGVNSENLVVKNAKGEVVAVASSAVAKAKHTNTLTVTLSNALEEGKTYSVEVKNVVDGTALNNKMIPQTFTIAVPEITAPTVTNVAVVDAGAEGTKVQVVFSNSMALDGEYSVLKSDRYMIKVGTSWYLLPAGTTFQPTYDSKAVIITIPKDAKYDGTNVLTAGAITGFKTTLVADKNGNKLAGLTKEILDTDTPLWGNTTAQIIPAKTIATAKNKVKVVLDRPLQVVYASDFLVNGTIVPTSASYETVDGQGVVTLTLPTNLSANVTATVSTVAQANVRSLDLLGNKIPTVSGLTVQDGVAPSLVASTTNTGINAIDSDTIELHFDENLSSTFDAAPANKAALAGMFTIKVGLNQSKTLIAGTDYVADIKDTDTSVVEIDFLTPLTATEKQKITVSSNDAAMYIFDFNAFNLTGGYTYANKVKFGTTAVGNAGILDVAAAAAAAAVQGQIASLPVVGTLTYADKTAVDTARAAYDALSADAKALVTNVATLTAAETEITRLGNVITSVAAPSITTTTGTHADNAAVLAALGTTVTVTKEDGTIATASVAWTASADYDAATAGDTVIYTGVVTPTAPTTQPTVPVSVTVTVTK, via the coding sequence ATGGCAAAAACAAACAAAGGTCGTAAATTATTCGCGACAACTGCAACTGCTGCATTAGTAGCATCTGCAATCGTTCCGGTGGCATCAGCTGCACAAGTTAATGACTTAAATACAGTTTCATCATATGCCCAAGAAGCGGTACAAGACTTAGTAGATCGTGGAGTAATCGAAGGCGATGCAAAGGGTAACTTCAACCCTAAAAACTCAGTAACTCGCGCTGAAGGTGCTACTATCTTAGTAAAAGCTTTAGACGCAGATACTACTGCTACTATCAACTTCACTGACGTGAAAGCTGGCGCTTGGTATTACGATGCTATTAACGCTGCTGTAAACAACGGTTATTTCCAAGGTCAAGGCGCTGGTAAGTTCAACCCATCAGGTAACTTAACTCGCTCTGAAGCTGCAATCATCTTTGTAAATGCTTTCGGTTTAGAAGGTTCAGCTAACCTAGCTGATTTCTCAGATGCTGCATCTGTGAAATCTTGGGCTAAAGAAGCTTTAGAAATCGCTGTAGCTAATGGCGTAATCAAAGGCGACAACGGTAAATTAAACCCGAACGCTAACATCACTAAACAAGACTTCGCTGTAATGTTCTCTCGCGCTGAAGAAGCTTCTGTAAATCCAGCTGCTGATTTAAAAGCTGCAGTAGAAAACTTAAAAGAAACTGTTGGTAAATTAGCTGACAAAGTAACAGCTGAAAACGCTACTGCTGCAAAAACTGCTGTAGCAGATACAAAAGCTGCAATCGAAGTTACTGAAAAAGCATTAGAAGCTGCTAAAGAAGCTAAAGTTGTAACTGACGAAGAAGTTAAAGCTATTGAAGAAGGTATCGCTGCTGCGAAAACAAAATTAGAAGCTGCTGAAAAATTAGTTGCTGCTTATGAAGAATCTTTAACAACTGTTAAAGTTGAATCTGTAAGTGCGACTAACCTGAAAGAAGTAGTTGTGCAATTTAACACTACTGTTTCTGCTGAAGAAGCAGAAAAAATTACTAACTACAAATTAGATGGTGCTACATTAAATGCTGTATCTTCTGCTACATTATCTGAAGATAAAAAATCAGTAGTTATTAACTTCTCTAGTGATGGTCCAACTCTAACAAACCAAAAAGTTCACAAATTAACTGTTAGCGGTATTACTAAACTTGCATCAGCAGAATATACATTTACGGCTCTTGATGTAACAGTACCTGAAGTGAAATCAGTTGAAGTACTAGGTAATAAAGTTATTAATGTACACTTTAGCGAACCAGTTAAAAAAGACAGTGCACAAACTCGTATTAACTATAAAGTTAATGGTTTTGTAGTAAATGGTGAAGTGGAACTATCTGAAGATGGCAAAACAGCAACAATTACTCTTTATAGCCGTCTTAAAGCTGGCGTAAACAAAGTTTCAGTTGCAGGCGTACAAGACTATGCAAACATGACAATTATCAACTACTTAGATAAAGAATTCACAGTAGCGGATGATACTGCAGCTCCAGCTTCATTCTCAATCGTGTCTGCTACATTAGATGCAGCAATTGTTAAGTTTGATGAAGCGGTAGATGCAGAGACTGTTAAAGCATCTAATATCTACTGGACTGATAATGACGGTGTAGTTAAACACGGTGCAAATAGTGCAGTAGCTACTGATTCTACATTCACAACTTATAAAATTATCTTTGCTGATAATAAATTACCAGCTAGAGAAACTACTTTAGTTATTGAAAAAGCAAGTGATTTATTCGGTAATGTCGCTTCTAAATTAAGCACTAAAGTAACTGCTACAGTAGACGTTACACGTCCTGAAGTTTCATCATTAGGTATTTATACAGATGAATACGGCAACTTTACTGCAGCTTCTTCATCTCAATTAGATATTAAATTCAATAAAGCCATCAGCACTTCTCAATTTACTGGTGTGAATTCTGAAAATCTTGTAGTTAAGAATGCAAAAGGTGAAGTAGTTGCAGTTGCTTCAAGTGCAGTTGCAAAAGCTAAGCACACTAACACTTTAACTGTTACACTTTCTAATGCTCTTGAAGAAGGTAAAACTTACTCAGTAGAAGTGAAAAATGTTGTAGATGGAACAGCTTTAAATAATAAGATGATTCCTCAAACATTTACAATTGCAGTACCTGAAATTACAGCTCCTACAGTTACAAATGTTGCAGTAGTAGATGCTGGTGCTGAAGGAACTAAAGTTCAAGTAGTATTCAGCAATTCAATGGCACTTGATGGAGAATACTCAGTTCTGAAATCAGATCGTTATATGATTAAAGTTGGTACTTCATGGTACCTATTACCAGCAGGTACAACTTTCCAACCAACATATGATAGCAAGGCTGTAATCATCACGATTCCAAAAGATGCTAAATATGACGGTACTAATGTATTAACTGCTGGAGCTATTACTGGTTTCAAAACTACATTAGTAGCAGATAAGAATGGCAATAAACTAGCTGGATTAACAAAAGAAATTTTAGATACTGACACTCCTCTATGGGGTAATACTACTGCACAAATCATTCCTGCTAAAACAATTGCAACTGCTAAAAATAAGGTTAAAGTAGTATTAGATCGTCCATTACAAGTAGTTTATGCTTCTGATTTCTTAGTGAATGGTACTATTGTACCAACTTCAGCTTCATATGAAACTGTTGATGGTCAAGGAGTTGTTACTTTAACATTACCTACTAACTTATCAGCTAATGTAACAGCTACTGTATCTACAGTTGCACAAGCAAATGTTAGATCATTAGATTTATTAGGAAATAAAATTCCTACAGTATCTGGCTTAACTGTACAAGATGGAGTAGCACCTTCATTAGTTGCTTCAACTACTAATACAGGTATCAATGCTATTGATTCTGACACAATCGAATTACATTTTGATGAAAATTTATCTTCAACATTCGATGCTGCTCCAGCAAATAAAGCAGCTCTAGCTGGTATGTTCACAATTAAAGTTGGTTTAAACCAATCAAAAACTCTAATTGCTGGTACAGATTATGTAGCTGATATTAAAGATACTGATACAAGCGTTGTTGAAATTGATTTCTTAACACCATTAACTGCAACTGAAAAACAAAAAATTACTGTTTCTTCAAATGATGCAGCAATGTATATCTTCGATTTCAATGCATTTAACTTAACTGGTGGATATACTTATGCTAATAAAGTTAAATTTGGTACAACTGCCGTTGGTAATGCTGGGATTTTAGATGTAGCAGCAGCGGCAGCAGCGGCAGCAGTACAAGGGCAAATTGCGTCACTTCCAGTTGTAGGTACTTTAACTTATGCTGATAAAACAGCAGTAGATACAGCACGTGCAGCATATGACGCTTTATCAGCTGATGCAAAAGCACTAGTAACTAACGTTGCAACTTTAACAGCTGCAGAAACAGAAATTACACGCTTAGGTAATGTAATTACTTCTGTAGCAGCTCCATCAATCACAACTACTACAGGTACTCATGCAGACAATGCAGCAGTATTAGCAGCATTAGGAACAACTGTAACAGTTACTAAAGAAGATGGTACTATAGCAACAGCTAGCGTAGCATGGACAGCTTCAGCTGACTATGATGCAGCAACAGCAGGTGATACAGTAATTTATACTGGTGTAGTTACTCCAACTGCTCCTACTACTCAACCAACAGTACCGGTTAGTGTTACAGTAACAGTAACTAAGTAA
- a CDS encoding stalk domain-containing protein encodes MENEMFKKLGKGIGTTIFASILLFSQMTVSEAAVISKKVETDPKIKILNNNVPVSGNVSPILIDGTTYLPVRSLSGALNKNVLWDGPSKSIYITDNVNPNEVNLKNEIYNLENYVRTKDLRITELENAGKSKDAKITELENVTKSKDAKITELENAIKSKDVKIAELEKQLKAKSTISLKDLEKQLNKNYKNWNSLAFDITLRGNKDYIDVEIEIDLGVVNYNKEWYKLQDTKIEKFLNNIAGDIWYEYKDAEITGEVINSKDDKSLVIFSGDKGYLNKIRIYR; translated from the coding sequence ATGGAGAATGAAATGTTTAAAAAGCTCGGAAAGGGGATTGGTACAACAATCTTTGCTAGTATTTTATTATTTTCACAAATGACTGTCTCAGAAGCTGCTGTCATATCAAAAAAGGTTGAGACCGACCCTAAAATTAAGATTCTTAATAATAATGTGCCAGTGTCTGGTAATGTTTCTCCAATCCTTATTGATGGTACTACTTATTTACCTGTTCGTTCCTTATCGGGAGCGCTTAACAAGAACGTTCTTTGGGACGGACCATCTAAATCAATCTATATCACAGATAATGTAAATCCGAATGAAGTTAATTTAAAGAATGAAATTTATAATTTGGAAAATTATGTTAGAACAAAAGATCTAAGAATTACGGAATTAGAAAATGCGGGTAAATCAAAAGATGCAAAAATCACTGAATTAGAAAATGTAACTAAATCAAAAGATGCTAAGATTACTGAACTAGAAAATGCTATTAAATCAAAGGACGTCAAAATAGCTGAATTGGAAAAGCAATTAAAAGCCAAATCTACTATTTCCCTTAAAGACTTAGAGAAGCAGTTAAATAAGAACTACAAGAATTGGAATAGTTTGGCGTTTGACATCACACTAAGAGGAAACAAAGATTATATTGATGTCGAAATCGAAATCGATTTAGGCGTAGTTAATTACAATAAAGAATGGTACAAACTTCAAGATACAAAGATTGAAAAATTTTTAAATAATATCGCTGGCGATATTTGGTATGAATATAAAGATGCTGAAATCACGGGTGAAGTAATTAATAGTAAAGATGATAAATCATTAGTTATATTCTCTGGTGATAAAGGTTATTTAAATAAGATTAGAATTTACAGATAA
- a CDS encoding S-layer homology domain-containing protein, with amino-acid sequence MNKNKKNKPNARLFSALTLAVVTPAFVIPMAEPTLANTNLDSALIQPVAAVTDFRDVPVNHWAYESIVKASRQGLVEGYNGLFRPNGEVTRAELATFLSRVFDGTERGSHTFIDVPQDHWAIDAINEGIELGFIKPNDYKNNKFGPDQAMTRDEIVKWLVNGLVSKNLEYGTILEELDSDLTLLPVTEFYKGGLKKEDIPYFGVAIGTGLITGYSDFSIRPSGKTSRSEVVAMLFRIQDILSKEPNLFSDLNELREVATTGTNILTLTNYEKARFGDDNGIWDRVMEDAANKKNMNLDEYLKMEFGEGFKYPVSGEEIGGFEDVLGKPYTLNNKRAVNTIERAIFVDTRGSQAKGVYKDMFFNADPKQKVFGERLNKNYYSVYYEYTTTPNQKTTLNSMYNGSTKGQVGDFLINSVNAEQFGITTPRTIDGWYYEKGENGIFEKITDDFFTKGKTVRYWAVQIAGSKAIDDPFSSDDKISGTTDDGIRYSYEILK; translated from the coding sequence ATGAACAAGAACAAGAAAAACAAACCCAACGCACGGTTATTCTCAGCCCTTACACTGGCAGTTGTCACACCAGCATTTGTCATTCCAATGGCAGAGCCCACCCTTGCGAATACAAACCTTGACTCTGCGCTAATCCAACCTGTTGCAGCCGTCACCGACTTCCGCGATGTGCCAGTCAATCATTGGGCGTATGAATCCATCGTGAAAGCCAGTCGGCAAGGACTTGTAGAAGGCTATAATGGGTTGTTTCGACCGAATGGAGAAGTGACACGAGCAGAACTTGCTACCTTCCTATCACGCGTATTTGACGGAACAGAACGAGGTAGTCATACCTTTATAGACGTTCCACAAGATCATTGGGCAATCGATGCCATTAACGAAGGGATTGAACTCGGTTTTATCAAACCAAACGATTACAAAAACAACAAATTTGGCCCCGACCAAGCAATGACACGCGATGAAATCGTGAAGTGGTTGGTCAATGGATTGGTGTCAAAAAATTTAGAATACGGCACCATTTTAGAGGAATTGGATTCTGATTTAACCTTGTTGCCAGTGACAGAGTTTTACAAAGGTGGACTCAAGAAAGAGGACATTCCATACTTTGGTGTTGCAATCGGTACAGGCTTAATAACGGGCTATTCCGATTTTTCAATTCGTCCAAGTGGCAAAACATCTCGTTCGGAGGTCGTGGCTATGTTATTCCGTATCCAAGACATCCTATCGAAAGAGCCAAACTTGTTTAGTGACTTGAATGAATTACGCGAAGTCGCAACAACCGGAACGAATATTTTGACACTCACAAATTATGAAAAAGCACGATTTGGTGACGATAATGGTATTTGGGATAGAGTCATGGAAGACGCTGCAAATAAAAAGAATATGAATTTAGACGAATATCTTAAAATGGAATTTGGAGAGGGTTTTAAGTACCCTGTTTCAGGGGAAGAGATAGGTGGTTTCGAGGATGTGCTAGGGAAACCGTATACGTTGAACAACAAACGTGCTGTTAACACAATTGAACGTGCCATTTTTGTGGACACGAGAGGATCACAAGCAAAAGGTGTTTATAAGGATATGTTTTTTAATGCAGATCCAAAACAGAAGGTGTTTGGTGAAAGATTAAATAAAAATTATTATTCGGTATATTACGAATACACAACAACACCAAATCAAAAAACCACTTTAAATAGTATGTATAATGGTTCTACTAAAGGGCAAGTAGGTGATTTCCTTATTAATTCAGTAAATGCAGAACAATTTGGTATCACGACACCTCGAACGATAGATGGATGGTACTATGAGAAAGGTGAAAATGGTATATTTGAAAAAATAACAGATGATTTCTTCACAAAAGGGAAAACCGTCCGCTATTGGGCTGTACAAATTGCTGGAAGTAAAGCAATTGACGATCCTTTTTCATCTGATGATAAAATAAGTGGCACGACAGACGATGGCATTCGATATTCTTATGAAATTTTAAAATAA
- a CDS encoding stalk domain-containing protein, translated as MGNKVFNGLGKGIGTTIFASILLFSQMTVSEAAVVSKKVDTDPKINILNNNVPVSGNISPILIDGTTYLPVRSLSGALNKNVLWDGPKKSIYITDNVNPNEVNLKNEISNLENFVRIKDLRITELENAAKSKDSKITELENAAKTKDAKITELENAIKSKDVKIAELEKQLKAQSTISLKDLEKQLNKDYKNWNSLAFDITLRGNKDYIDVEIEIDLGVVNYNKEWYNLQDTKIERFLNNIASDIWYEYKDAEITGEVINSKDDKSLVIFSGDKGYLNKVRIYK; from the coding sequence ATGGGAAATAAAGTATTTAATGGGCTCGGAAAAGGGATTGGTACAACGATCTTTGCTAGTATTTTATTATTTTCACAAATGACTGTCTCTGAGGCTGCTGTCGTATCAAAAAAGGTTGATACTGACCCGAAAATTAACATTCTTAATAATAATGTGCCTGTGTCTGGTAATATTTCTCCTATCCTTATTGATGGTACGACTTATTTACCTGTTCGTTCCTTATCGGGAGCGCTTAACAAGAACGTGCTTTGGGACGGGCCAAAGAAATCTATCTACATCACAGATAATGTAAATCCCAATGAAGTTAATTTAAAGAACGAAATTTCCAATTTGGAAAACTTTGTTAGAATAAAAGATTTAAGAATTACGGAATTAGAAAATGCGGCTAAATCAAAAGATTCAAAAATTACGGAATTAGAAAATGCAGCTAAAACAAAAGATGCTAAAATTACTGAACTAGAAAATGCTATTAAATCAAAGGATGTCAAAATTGCGGAATTGGAAAAGCAATTAAAAGCCCAATCTACTATTTCCCTTAAAGATTTAGAGAAGCAGTTAAATAAGGACTACAAGAATTGGAATAGTTTGGCGTTTGACATCACGTTAAGAGGAAACAAAGATTATATTGATGTCGAGATCGAAATCGATTTAGGCGTAGTTAATTACAATAAGGAATGGTACAATCTTCAAGATACAAAGATTGAAAGATTTTTAAATAATATCGCTAGTGATATTTGGTATGAATACAAAGATGCTGAAATCACGGGTGAAGTGATTAATAGTAAAGATGATAAATCATTAGTTATATTCTCTGGTGATAAAGGTTATTTAAATAAAGTCAGAATATATAAGTAA
- a CDS encoding amino acid transporter, whose protein sequence is MDKYNYFQPLSQPSRLTYQLENSENGKIAGYKKWVWVIFGFTMFYYIIRNIWGMNTSHLTYLYASGQNDQYSYARLVYLIGSLMMGIVFFLFHYYVVPYILYVFTNNIEYRWIQKVQLYVIPVIIIEKFITLIIFMLFGIATPFTFFSLAPMMAYVYYADFLLYFLNQLTVATIVTVWIHYTFLSQWQDTKKGLLAKLIGIQIVFALLIACISILPVSIWFERMFDI, encoded by the coding sequence ATGGACAAATATAATTATTTTCAGCCATTATCGCAGCCTTCTCGCTTAACGTATCAGCTAGAAAATAGCGAAAATGGCAAAATAGCAGGATATAAAAAATGGGTATGGGTCATTTTTGGCTTTACGATGTTCTACTATATTATTCGTAATATATGGGGCATGAATACGAGTCATTTAACGTATTTATATGCCAGTGGGCAAAATGATCAATATAGTTATGCGAGACTAGTATATTTAATCGGCTCGCTTATGATGGGAATCGTATTTTTCCTCTTTCACTATTATGTTGTCCCGTACATCCTATACGTATTTACGAACAATATCGAGTATCGATGGATTCAAAAAGTACAGCTTTATGTAATTCCGGTCATTATCATTGAGAAATTTATCACACTAATCATATTTATGCTATTTGGTATTGCAACGCCTTTTACATTTTTCTCATTGGCGCCGATGATGGCGTATGTATATTACGCGGATTTTCTGTTGTATTTTCTTAACCAGCTAACGGTTGCGACGATCGTGACGGTTTGGATTCACTATACATTTTTATCACAGTGGCAGGACACAAAAAAGGGACTGCTAGCAAAACTGATCGGTATTCAAATTGTGTTTGCTCTACTAATTGCATGTATTAGCATCCTGCCAGTGTCAATCTGGTTTGAAAGGATGTTTGATATTTAA
- a CDS encoding HlyD family secretion protein → MKRTKKVKITVIIVLLLVIVNGYLLLKSNDVILKKYSLHDAQAAAEKEYEKVLEKDAVVSALNEHYIAAPVQAIREVLVTKGQSVDELSELALFKPEQAERELTNLENELTAYNKELDELEMILSQLESETQESEPYTSSDSTVFGDDESWQVDLTLELGIDPSTPTAEGIAMIQRSMAETKRQIEILQKRIDQLDENGTLTSPIQGIVKDIILEGDSITFHILSNDKKLVVYVNQKEWQDIEVGQPVEYTFEKSIADDQTLDGTVLEKQQIPAIESIAYEEMNKHQKLKPKETVYEVSIDASNMETLTEIPIGTFAQARITTHSVDNNFAVREDWLVQYEGQDIEDQQYVYVVGYDGRTSLQPAEVAFKDKAKIVYDKPPVIEVSEEKADKETDNLKKARVQTVQLMDSTKEQIKEEKLEDIAVISGMDEAYQIFINNKEKNLSAPTFQSYPFHKFDSANIDKGWKEIMGILFRCTVCTNNSDN, encoded by the coding sequence ATGAAACGAACAAAAAAGGTAAAAATCACAGTAATTATTGTTCTATTACTGGTCATCGTTAATGGCTATTTATTGTTAAAAAGTAATGATGTGATTTTAAAAAAATATTCTTTACATGATGCACAAGCTGCCGCCGAAAAGGAATACGAAAAGGTCCTCGAAAAGGATGCAGTTGTTTCGGCATTAAATGAGCATTATATTGCAGCTCCTGTACAAGCAATTCGTGAGGTGCTTGTTACAAAAGGACAAAGTGTCGATGAGTTAAGTGAACTCGCTTTATTTAAGCCGGAACAAGCAGAGCGCGAACTGACTAATTTAGAAAACGAGCTAACTGCATACAATAAAGAGCTTGATGAATTAGAAATGATTTTATCGCAGCTAGAAAGTGAAACACAGGAATCGGAGCCTTATACATCAAGTGATTCTACGGTATTTGGTGATGATGAAAGCTGGCAAGTCGATTTAACATTGGAGTTGGGCATTGACCCAAGTACACCAACTGCAGAGGGCATTGCGATGATTCAGCGTTCAATGGCTGAAACGAAGCGCCAAATTGAAATTTTACAAAAACGCATCGATCAGCTCGATGAAAACGGGACACTTACTTCGCCTATTCAAGGGATTGTGAAGGATATCATTTTAGAGGGAGATTCCATCACATTCCACATTCTTTCAAACGATAAAAAGCTAGTCGTTTACGTCAATCAGAAGGAATGGCAAGACATTGAAGTAGGGCAACCAGTGGAATATACTTTCGAAAAATCCATTGCAGATGATCAAACTTTAGATGGTACAGTTTTAGAAAAACAACAAATTCCAGCAATCGAATCTATTGCTTATGAGGAAATGAACAAGCATCAAAAGCTAAAACCAAAAGAAACGGTATATGAAGTAAGTATCGACGCTTCAAATATGGAGACCCTTACTGAAATTCCAATTGGGACATTCGCACAAGCTCGCATTACAACACACTCAGTTGATAATAACTTTGCGGTACGTGAAGATTGGCTTGTTCAATATGAGGGACAAGATATAGAGGATCAGCAGTATGTGTATGTTGTAGGATACGATGGGCGAACTTCTTTACAGCCCGCCGAAGTCGCCTTTAAAGACAAGGCGAAAATCGTCTATGACAAGCCACCTGTAATAGAAGTTAGCGAAGAAAAAGCGGACAAAGAAACAGATAATTTGAAAAAGGCCCGTGTTCAAACCGTTCAGCTAATGGACTCTACAAAAGAGCAAATTAAGGAAGAAAAATTAGAAGATATCGCAGTCATTAGTGGAATGGACGAAGCGTATCAAATTTTCATTAATAACAAAGAGAAAAACTTGTCTGCACCAACATTCCAATCCTACCCATTCCACAAATTCGATAGCGCAAATATCGACAAAGGCTGGAAGGAAATTATGGGCATTCTTTTTAGATGCACCGTTTGCACAAATAACTCTGATAATTAA